In Pocillopora verrucosa isolate sample1 chromosome 13, ASM3666991v2, whole genome shotgun sequence, one genomic interval encodes:
- the LOC131768410 gene encoding ankyrin-3-like, whose protein sequence is MMLALHRASQEGNLILVSILLERGVNVNARDRQGLTPLHIAAEIGDKLLAELLFQRGADTCSVSARGNIPLDCSKDEEMTLMLVQMMARAGKAKIAKERLQFEELSEKARQKAAKTLDLKSPRKKGPPVPFSQFWNKRSIASFLGLREADSRLSSLSNISDCSRFSESESGFSELDKSPESTSMESVQTNESLSSGFASVDEFSPQSFNRRATTALTKEEFAALNRSPFMPRRTRAVSDPPRKRTIKRSSTWNISSKSESTFPRSALKRRVEKCVTFPADVLLDIAIKNDDFVETCHLIKSKKVDFNRVGCNGLTPLHRAAIEGSHECLQLLIDLGANVNARDGSGWTPLHDAVYHGNFNCALVLLSAGADPEAETDDFTSVIEMTDDDKMLLVVGRALILAFNSGYQNEISFCEQEVHHPVFDPDRETCV, encoded by the coding sequence ATGATGTTAGCATTACATAGAGCATCTCAAGAGGGCAATTTAATTCTGGTGTCGATTCTGCTCGAGAGAGGGGTAAACGTAAATGCGAGAGATAGACAGGGGCTAACTCCTCTCCACATAGCGGCAGAGATTGGAGACAAGTTATTAGCAGAGCTGTTATTTCAGCGAGGAGCGGATACGTGTTCGGTATCCGCTAGGGGAAATATTCCTCTAGACTGCTCCAAGGATGAAGAAATGACTTTGATGCTTGTACAGATGATGGCTAGAGCGGGGAAAGCAAAAATAGCCAAAGAGAGATTACAGTTTGAAGAATTGTCCGAAAAGGCCCGGCAAAAAGCCGCTAAGACATTAGACTTGAAAAGCCCCAGAAAAAAGGGACCTCCAGTGCCATTTTCTCAGTTTTGGAACAAGCGTTCCATAGCAAGCTTTCTCGGATTGAGAGAGGCTGATTCAAGGCTTTCAAGCCTGTCAAACATTTCTGACTGTAGTAGATTCAGCGAAAGTGAGTCCGGCTTTTCTGAATTGGACAAATCTCCTGAGAGCACATCTATGGAGTCTGTACAGACGAACGAATCACTTTCAAGCGGCTTTGCGTCCGTGGACGAATTTTCACCGCAATCATTTAATAGGCGCGCGACTACAGCACTAACGAAAGAAGAATTCGCAGCCTTGAACCGTTCTCCTTTCATGCCACGGCGCACTCGTGCCGTATCGGACCCGCCGCGAAAACGGACAATTAAACGATCATCAACGTGGAATATCAGCAGTAAAAGTGAGAGCACATTCCCGCGTTCTGCGCTGAAAAGACGGGTGGAAAAGTGTGTGACTTTCCCGGCGGATGTTCTCTTAGACATTGCAATCAAAAACGACGATTTCGTTGAAACTTGCCACTTGATAAAATCGAAAAAAGTCGACTTTAATCGCGTTGGATGCAATGGGCTCACACCGCTTCATCGAGCGGCTATCGAAGGCAGTCACGAATGTCTGCAACTGTTAATTGACCTCGGAGCAAACGTGAACGCGCGGGATGGCTCAGGATGGACACCTCTTCACGACGCTGTTTATCACGGAAATTTCAACTGCGCACTGGTTTTATTGAGCGCGGGTGCTGATCCAGAAGCTGAAACGGACGATTTTACATCGGTGATAGAAATGACAGACGATGATAAAATGCTTCTTGTCGTTGGAAGAGCGTTGATTCTAGCATTCAACAGTGGGTACCAAAACGAAATATCTTTCTGCGAGCAGGAAGTACATCATCCTGTTTTTGACCCTGATAGGGAAACATGCGTTTAA
- the LOC131768391 gene encoding BRCA1-associated RING domain protein 1-like produces MASDKIRVKRLYAIHSKSLSENESSSSTTSHFLRVRERSGSVSSTFSLARIKKDKNDGKEGLAKMARNENDSWFSSLKLQSRRVFSGDKNEGDPGNAPCVEKDHMVKRSRSGSGSMIFSAIKFRKNLTFFNAQGYPINTPSSEPLQRKNFIAVTSNNKDIEIIKQEKPRHRTVSFSSRSLLHSSIARNDVLELSSLIDNDRDLDLNEPDDLGITMMHRAAIDGSYRCLNFLLSRGADVNVTDFQGWTPLHDSVFHGHIRCVVILLISGANVEAETKDFLKPVEMAEDEEMILVVGRAMATNRTGQNPNYDKETLV; encoded by the coding sequence ATGGCCTCGGATAAAATCAGAGTCAAACGACTTTATGCGATTCATTCGAAAAGTTTGAGTGAAAACGAAAGTTCTTCATCGACAACATCTCATTTCCTCCGCGTTAGGGAGAGAAGTGGCAGTGTATCGTCTACATTCTCCCTGGCTCGTATCAAAAAGGACAAAAACGATGGAAAGGAAGGCTTGGCAAAGATGGCGAGAAATGAAAACGACAGCTGGTTTTCAAGCCTCAAATTGCAGTCGAGACGCGTTTTCAGTGGCGACAAAAACGAGGGAGACCCTGGAAATGCGCCTTGTGTGGAGAAAGACCACATGGTAAAAAGATCCCGCAGTGGTAGTGGTTCCATGATTTTTTCTGCTATAAAGTTCAGGAAAAATCTTACATTTTTCAACGCACAGGGTTACCCAATTAATACACCTTCGTCTGAGCCGCttcaaagaaagaattttattGCAGTAACATCTAACAACAAAGACATCGAAATCATCAAACAAGAAAAGCCTCGACATCGCACAGTCTCGTTTTCAAGTCGGTCGCTACTTCATTCATCAATAGCTCGTAATGACGTCTTAGAGCTAAGCAGCCTAATCGACAATGATAGGGACCTGGACCTGAATGAACCGGATGATCTGGGCATAACCATGATGCACCGTGCAGCAATCGATGGAAGCTACCGCTGTCTGAACTTTCTTCTCTCTCGAGGCGCAGACGTGAATGTCACTGATTTTCAAGGCTGGACTCCACTTCACGATTCTGTTTTCCATGGGCATATCCGCTGTGTGGTTATTCTTCTTATCTCGGGCGCAAACGTAGAGGCGGAGACAAAGGATTTTCTGAAGCCCGTAGAAATGGCAGAGGACGAAGAAATGATTTTAGTGGTTGGTAGAGCAATGGCCACGAACAGAACTGGACAAAATCCAAATTATGACAAAGAAACTCTCGTGTGA
- the LOC131768390 gene encoding coiled-coil domain-containing protein 103-like, giving the protein MNEDEGIDFRKLEKELALAVEADEKYLRENDAKFRAVNQRVGSYEEFRDIVSAAHLKPLERKDITGENTRKQPWNPHAQGKSQTVVATPTAQSATLSTSSKNPKTAHEFTKIWKRYCKTEEEKYQLLLKLGGNELRTIFKGEISMGLLGEFLLILNNCLNEKDSSDIFNILIGLSKTNRFDLSLKFLGKEEKNAASSLIKRLEDVISSRETLDKEGEEEKRKDSRRLLELSEIYGVTMAS; this is encoded by the exons ATGAATGAAGATGAAGGAATCGACTTTCGTAAACTTGAAAAGGAGCTTGCTTTAGCTGTGGAAGCGGACGAAAAATATCTTCGTGAGAACGATGCGAAATTTCGAGCTGTGAACCAGAGGGTTGGTAGCTATGAAGAGTTTCGAGACATTGTCAGCGCAGCTCATTTGAAACCTTTGGAGAGAAAAGATATTACAG GTGAAAATACACGCAAACAACCCTGGAATCCACATGCTCAAGGCAAGTCACAGACAGTGGTAGCAACACCAACAGCACAAAGTGCCACATTGTCTACTTCATCAAAAAATCCTAAAACTGCTCATGAATTCACCAAAATTTGGAAACGTTACTGCAaaacagaagaggaaaaataccAACTTTTGTTAAAACTTGGAGGCAACGAGctcagaacaattttcaagggaGAGATAAGTATGGGGCTATTAGGAGAATTTCTCCTGATTCTTAACAATTGTCTGAATGAAAAGGACTCCAGTGATATTTTTAACATCCTGATAGGACTTTCCAAGACAAACAGATTTGATCTTTCTCTAAAGTTTCTtgggaaggaagaaaaaaatgcagcaTCTAGTCTCATCAAAAGACTGGAAGATGTGATCTCCAGTAGAGAAACTTTGGACAAAGAaggggaagaagaaaagagaaaagactcAAGAAGACTTTTAGAGCTGAGTGAAATATATGGCGTTACCATGGCAAGTTGA
- the LOC131768396 gene encoding probable serine/threonine-protein kinase kinX: protein MHLKGFRSIFLHGIILAFLFEVCSCDDDFRCPYNIHVNKGQIIEAKASVDNGASFLKHYEVRDARECYKLCCERRNCDLAQMQYKNYTDGFFSELQKVCFMFHCGKPSKCLFGQHDHYATISYDRPSEELSYIDGNQFGPSSVKTGEAKLGTAKEIKPSVREGNTKDRVQESSQYKPPSRHYTTEEQDKYEEEEDLRSPWKQKSYEGSAVHSKQPFGKDRYHSKNTHESLSAKKPSRPVLDKDEYSENSQESQKPYYQVTSNHPDFPTKHQHVNMKGPVRPGNPVKEVAKEPTEEKATTHNSDDVDRELERKLEELMPKTDTQQYQPSGGDTKAVPTTAKPTFHQWRQFVDNNPNFPYTIPSEVEHPLEQAVEKQTEKPVEKPVQKKPVEIPAQKQVDVPVQKPVEVPVQKPVQVPEQRPVQVPVQRPVEETVQKVPVQKKPIEVPVQKKPVEVPLLKPVEKPIQTQVPKPWQEPTEPEKEPPKPTEPIIITEKARVHDEPKQQHDERPLIEVPIQSKNISDVVVIETHRLKIIENKAVLPLAIFLVIAILLLFVVALRLRIVKSRLKRRPFATDDADYLINGMYL from the exons ATGCATTTAAAAGGATTCCGTTCGATTTTTCTTCACGGCATCATATTGGCTTTCCTCTTCGAAGTCTGTTCTTGTGATGATGACTTCAGATGTCCGTACAATATTCACGTGAATAAGGGACAGATCATTGAGGCCAAAGCATCTGTGGACAATGGTGCCTCGTTTTTGAAACATTATGAAGTTCGCGATGCTCGAGAGTGTTACAAGTTGTGTTGTGAACGAAGGAACTGTGATCTCGCGCAAATGCAATACAAAAATTATACGGATGGATTCTTCTCGGAATTACAGAAGGTTTGTTTTATGTTCCACTGCGGAAAGCCCAGTAAATGTCTCTTTGGACAACACGATCACTACGCTACGATATCTTACGATAGACCAAGTGAAGAACTATCGTACATAGACGGCAATCAGTTTGGACCTTCATCTGTTAAAACTGGGGAAGCAAAATTGGGCACCGCGAAAGAAATTAAACCTTCTGTTCGCGAAG GTAATACAAAAGACAGAGTTCAAGAATCATCACAATACAAACCACCTTCAAGACACTACACGACTGAGGAACAAGACAAATATGAAGAGGAAGAAGATTTAAGGAGTCCTTGGAAACAGAAATCCTATGAAGGGAGTGCTGTGCATTCAAAACAACCTTTTGGAAAAGATAGGTATCATAGCAAGAACACACATGAATCATTGTCAGCGAAAAAACCGTCAAGGCCAGTTCTAGATAAAGATGAATACTCAGAAAATTCTCAAGAATCTCAAAAGCCTTATTACCAAGTTACCTCAAATCATCCTGATTTCCCTACAAAACACCAGCATGTAAACATGAAAGGACCTGTAAGACCTGGAAACCCTGTGAAAGAAGTGGCTAAGGAACCAACTGAAGAGAAGGCAACAACACACAATTCTGATGACGTGGATAGGGAACTTGAGAGAAAACTAGAGGAACTTATGCCAAAAACAGACACTCAACAATATCAGCCTTCTGGTGGTGACACGAAGGCTGTGCCCACAACTGCTAAACCCACCTTTCACCAGTGGAGGCAATTTGTTGACAATAACCCAAATTTTCCATATACAATTCCAAGTGAAGTAGAACATCCATTAGAACAAGCAGTGGAGAAGCAGACAGAAAAACCTGTTGAAAAACCAGTGCAGAAAAAGCCAGTAGAGATTCCTGCACAAAAACAAGTTGATGTGCCTGTGCAGAAACCAGTGGAGGTGCCTGTGCAAAAGCCAGTACAGGTACCGGAGCAGAGGCCAGTACAGGTACCAGTGCAGAGGCCAGTAGAGGAAACTGTACAGAAGGTACCTGTACAGAAGAAACCAATAGAGGTACCTGTACAGAAGAAACCAGTAGAGGTACCTTTACTAAAACCTGTGGAGAAACCAATACAAACCCAAGTACCCAAACCTTGGCAGGAACCAACAGAACCAGAGAAAGAACCACCCAAGCCAACAGAACCTAtaataattacagaaaaagcAAGAGTTCATGATG AACCCAAACAGCAACATGATGAGCGTCCCTTGATTGAAGTGCCAATCCAGAGCAAAAACATCTCTGATGTGGTGGTTATTGAAACACACAGGCTAAAGATCATTGAGAACAAGGCAGTTCTTCCACTAGCAATATTCCTCGTGATTGCAATTTTATTGCTGTTTGTTGTGGCCCTTCGTTTAAGAATTGTCAAAAGCAGATTAAAAAGGCGGCCATTTGCAACAGATGATGCTGATTATCTAATCAATGGCATGTACTTGTAA
- the LOC131768395 gene encoding xaa-Arg dipeptidase-like: protein MADELENFITLASPVIDGKAKDLQALSLKIWEKPELGYEEHFAHGILCDFFEEQGFEVTRSYTLPTAYRAVFGAENEGPTVAVLSEYDALPGVGHGCGHNLIAIAGVGAALGIKAAIEGGLNAKLIAMGTPAEEGGGGKVQMVSSGCFKDVDFSIMVHPAPFNMAFYVSQALEKAEIVYKGKAAHAAAFPWEGRNALDAAVMAYNSISLLRQQMKPTWRVHGIISEGGVKPNIIPEQTKLEFWVRTVKNKECAVLKSKVNACFEAAAKATDCTVEITWDPIPHAGVLTNSKLAYLYQKYAGQMGVVFPSREEQESIVDGSTDFGNVSMVVPGLHAQFCIDSSVPFHSHVFRAAAGTQYAHDQTIIAAKSLCFTAIEVLHDPSLLKEMKDEFLQAVKDA, encoded by the exons ATGGCCGACGAGCTAGAAAATTTCATAACCCTCGCTTCACCTGTGATCGACGGTAAAGCCAAAGATCTTCAAGCCTTGAGCTTGAAGATTTGGGAAAAACCAGAGCTTGGCTACGAAGAACATTTTGCCCATGGTATTCTGTGCGACTTTTTTGAAGAACAAGGTTTCGAGGTAACAAGGAGTTACACTTTGCCAACAGCTTATCGGGCGGTGTTTGGAGCTGAGAACGAAGGTCCGACGGTTGCCGTGCTTTCTGAATACGATGCATTACCTGGGGTCGGACATGGATGTGGGCATAATCTCATAGCCATAGCGG GGGTAGGGGCAGCACTGGGGATAAAAGCAGCTATCGAGGGTGGACTCAACGCTAAGCTTATTGCCATGGGAACTCCTGCTGAGGAAGGAGGTGGTGGAAAAGTGCAGATGGTTAGTAGTGGTTGTTTCAAAGATGTAGATTTTTCCATCATGGTACATCCTGCACCTTTTAATATGGCATTCTACGTGAGCCAAGCTCTTGAGAAAGCTGAAATTGTCTACAAAGGGAAGGCAGCTCATGCAGCAGCCTTCCCATGGGAAGGACGCAATGCTCTTGATGCTGCAGTCATGGCATACAACTCTATAAGCCTGCTCAGGCAACAGATGAAACCAACATGGCGAGTACATGGCATTATAAGTGAGGGAGGAGTTAAGCCTAATATCATCCCTGAGCAAACTAAGCTTGAATTCTGGGTGCGAACTGTGAAGAATAAAGAATGTGCAGTCCTCAAATCTAAGGTGAATGCTTGCTTTGAAGCAGCTGCAAAAGCAACTGATTGCACGGTAGAGATAACATGGGATCCCATTCCTCATGCAGGAGTGCTCACCAACAGCAAGCTGGCCTATTTGTATCAAAAGTATGCTGGGCAAATGGGTGTGGTCTTTCCATCAAGAGAAGAACAAGAAAGTATTGTGGATGGATCAACAGATTTTGGAAATGTGTCCATGGTAGTTCCTGGTCTGCATGCTCAGTTCTGTATTGACAGCTCAGTGCCATTTCATTCCCATGTCTTCCGAGCTGCTGCAGGCACACAGTATGCTCATGATCAAACTATTATTGCTGCCAAATCTCTTTGTTTTACTGCAATTGAGGTGTTGCATGATCCATCACTactaaaagaaatgaaagatgaATTTTTACAAGCAGTCAAAGATGCTTAG
- the LOC131768375 gene encoding kynurenine 3-monooxygenase isoform X1: protein MAAKVVQDEKSTKTVVVVGGGLAGALIAVYLAKRGFKVDVFEARKDPRKEVAQRGRSVNLALSVRGIESLRAVGAESLVMALGIPMHARMIHSHSGNTTPIPYGKKGQHLLSVERQKLNNDLLTVAETYPDVRIHFEHKLIAADIEGGHLTFKCKGNDDEKLEVDADIILGCDGAYSALRRELMRRPRFDFSQEYIPHGYKELCLAPTKDGEFAMAVNYLHIWPRQTFMMIALPNQDKSFTCTLFLPFDQFDKLKTKDDVLTFFNAEFPDFLNLMGEEKLLEEFFRNPTGPMVSIKCKPYHVSDKLVIIGDAAHAMVPFYGQGTNCAFEDCLVLDGILEKHNNDFAAALQEYSRTRNKDVEAMCDLAMYNYIEMRSLVTSPVFLMKKKLFNLLHWLMPKTFIPLYTMVSFSQIPYKTVIDRSEWQEKVVKRTVLMSTLMAGIGGALMALRIVKKDIKLF from the exons ATGGCGGCAAAAGTTGTGCAAGACGAGAAATCTACGAAGACAGTTGTTGTTGTAGGAGGTGGATTG GCAGGTGCCTTGATTGCAGTGTACCTTGCAAAACGTGGGTTTAAAGTAGATGTGTTTGAAGCTCGCAAAG ATCCTCGCAAGGAGGTGGCCCAAAGAGGTAGAAGTGTCAATCTTGCACTCTCTGTCAGAGGAATTGAATCATTACGAGCTGTGGGAGCAGAAAGCCTG GTTATGGCACTTGGCATCCCTATGCACGCCCGTATGATTCACTCTCATAGTGGAAACACAACACCCATTCCTTATGGAAAGAAAGGACAG CATCTATTATCAGTTGAAAGGCAGAAGCTGAACAATGATCTCCTCACAG TTGCAGAAACTTACCCAGATGTTCGCATACACTTTGAGCACAAACTTATTGCTGCTGATATTGAAGGAGGCCATCTTACCTTCAAGTG caaaggaaatgatgacGAAAAGTTAGAAGTTGATGCTGACATTATTTTGGGCTGTGATGGAGCATACTCTGCATTAAGAAGAGAGCTCATGAGAAGACCAAG GTTTGATTTCAGTCAAGAATACATTCCTCATGGTTATAAAGAGCTTTGCCTTGCCCCAACCAAGGATGGAGAG TTTGCCATGGCAGTGAATTATTTACACATCTGGCCAAGACAGACATTCATGATGATAGCTTTACCAAATCAG gatAAATCCTTCACCTGCACATTGTTCTTACCATTTGACcaatttgacaagttgaaaACAAAG GATGATGTCCTGACCTTTTTTAATGCAGAGTTCCCAGATTTCCTGAACCTCATGGGAGA AGAAAAACTGTTGGAAGAATTTTTCAGAAATCCAACCGGTCCTATGGTATCCATTAag tGTAAGCCCTACCATGTTTCTGACAAACTTGTGATTATTGGTGATGCCGCTCATGCAATGGTTCCATTTTATGGTCAAGGAACAAATTGT gcATTTGAGGATTGTCTGGTACTTGATGGAATACTAGAAAAACATAATAATGACTTTG CTGCTGCATTACAAGAGTACTCAAGAACACGGAACAAGGACGTTGAAGCTATGTGTGATTTAGCAATGTACAACTACATAGAG ATGAGATCCTTGGTGACATCTCCAGTTTTCCTTATGAAGAAGAAACTGTTCAACTTACTCCACTGGCTGATGCCAAAAACATTTATTCCACTTTATACCATG GTGTCATTTTCTCAGATACCTTACAAGACTGTCATTGACAGATCAGAATGGCAGGAAAAG GTTGTGAAGAGGACTGTACTCATGTCAACATTGATGGCTGGAATTGGTGGAGCTTTAATGGCACTGAGAATAGTGAAGAAAGAcatcaaattgttttga
- the LOC131768375 gene encoding kynurenine 3-monooxygenase isoform X3 — MALGIPMHARMIHSHSGNTTPIPYGKKGQHLLSVERQKLNNDLLTVAETYPDVRIHFEHKLIAADIEGGHLTFKCKGNDDEKLEVDADIILGCDGAYSALRRELMRRPRFDFSQEYIPHGYKELCLAPTKDGEFAMAVNYLHIWPRQTFMMIALPNQDKSFTCTLFLPFDQFDKLKTKDDVLTFFNAEFPDFLNLMGEEKLLEEFFRNPTGPMVSIKCKPYHVSDKLVIIGDAAHAMVPFYGQGTNCAFEDCLVLDGILEKHNNDFAAALQEYSRTRNKDVEAMCDLAMYNYIEMRSLVTSPVFLMKKKLFNLLHWLMPKTFIPLYTMVSFSQIPYKTVIDRSEWQEKVVKRTVLMSTLMAGIGGALMALRIVKKDIKLF; from the exons ATGGCACTTGGCATCCCTATGCACGCCCGTATGATTCACTCTCATAGTGGAAACACAACACCCATTCCTTATGGAAAGAAAGGACAG CATCTATTATCAGTTGAAAGGCAGAAGCTGAACAATGATCTCCTCACAG TTGCAGAAACTTACCCAGATGTTCGCATACACTTTGAGCACAAACTTATTGCTGCTGATATTGAAGGAGGCCATCTTACCTTCAAGTG caaaggaaatgatgacGAAAAGTTAGAAGTTGATGCTGACATTATTTTGGGCTGTGATGGAGCATACTCTGCATTAAGAAGAGAGCTCATGAGAAGACCAAG GTTTGATTTCAGTCAAGAATACATTCCTCATGGTTATAAAGAGCTTTGCCTTGCCCCAACCAAGGATGGAGAG TTTGCCATGGCAGTGAATTATTTACACATCTGGCCAAGACAGACATTCATGATGATAGCTTTACCAAATCAG gatAAATCCTTCACCTGCACATTGTTCTTACCATTTGACcaatttgacaagttgaaaACAAAG GATGATGTCCTGACCTTTTTTAATGCAGAGTTCCCAGATTTCCTGAACCTCATGGGAGA AGAAAAACTGTTGGAAGAATTTTTCAGAAATCCAACCGGTCCTATGGTATCCATTAag tGTAAGCCCTACCATGTTTCTGACAAACTTGTGATTATTGGTGATGCCGCTCATGCAATGGTTCCATTTTATGGTCAAGGAACAAATTGT gcATTTGAGGATTGTCTGGTACTTGATGGAATACTAGAAAAACATAATAATGACTTTG CTGCTGCATTACAAGAGTACTCAAGAACACGGAACAAGGACGTTGAAGCTATGTGTGATTTAGCAATGTACAACTACATAGAG ATGAGATCCTTGGTGACATCTCCAGTTTTCCTTATGAAGAAGAAACTGTTCAACTTACTCCACTGGCTGATGCCAAAAACATTTATTCCACTTTATACCATG GTGTCATTTTCTCAGATACCTTACAAGACTGTCATTGACAGATCAGAATGGCAGGAAAAG GTTGTGAAGAGGACTGTACTCATGTCAACATTGATGGCTGGAATTGGTGGAGCTTTAATGGCACTGAGAATAGTGAAGAAAGAcatcaaattgttttga
- the LOC131768375 gene encoding kynurenine 3-monooxygenase isoform X2, which translates to MASALIAVYLAKRGFKVDVFEARKDPRKEVAQRGRSVNLALSVRGIESLRAVGAESLVMALGIPMHARMIHSHSGNTTPIPYGKKGQHLLSVERQKLNNDLLTVAETYPDVRIHFEHKLIAADIEGGHLTFKCKGNDDEKLEVDADIILGCDGAYSALRRELMRRPRFDFSQEYIPHGYKELCLAPTKDGEFAMAVNYLHIWPRQTFMMIALPNQDKSFTCTLFLPFDQFDKLKTKDDVLTFFNAEFPDFLNLMGEEKLLEEFFRNPTGPMVSIKCKPYHVSDKLVIIGDAAHAMVPFYGQGTNCAFEDCLVLDGILEKHNNDFAAALQEYSRTRNKDVEAMCDLAMYNYIEMRSLVTSPVFLMKKKLFNLLHWLMPKTFIPLYTMVSFSQIPYKTVIDRSEWQEKVVKRTVLMSTLMAGIGGALMALRIVKKDIKLF; encoded by the exons ATGGCAA GTGCCTTGATTGCAGTGTACCTTGCAAAACGTGGGTTTAAAGTAGATGTGTTTGAAGCTCGCAAAG ATCCTCGCAAGGAGGTGGCCCAAAGAGGTAGAAGTGTCAATCTTGCACTCTCTGTCAGAGGAATTGAATCATTACGAGCTGTGGGAGCAGAAAGCCTG GTTATGGCACTTGGCATCCCTATGCACGCCCGTATGATTCACTCTCATAGTGGAAACACAACACCCATTCCTTATGGAAAGAAAGGACAG CATCTATTATCAGTTGAAAGGCAGAAGCTGAACAATGATCTCCTCACAG TTGCAGAAACTTACCCAGATGTTCGCATACACTTTGAGCACAAACTTATTGCTGCTGATATTGAAGGAGGCCATCTTACCTTCAAGTG caaaggaaatgatgacGAAAAGTTAGAAGTTGATGCTGACATTATTTTGGGCTGTGATGGAGCATACTCTGCATTAAGAAGAGAGCTCATGAGAAGACCAAG GTTTGATTTCAGTCAAGAATACATTCCTCATGGTTATAAAGAGCTTTGCCTTGCCCCAACCAAGGATGGAGAG TTTGCCATGGCAGTGAATTATTTACACATCTGGCCAAGACAGACATTCATGATGATAGCTTTACCAAATCAG gatAAATCCTTCACCTGCACATTGTTCTTACCATTTGACcaatttgacaagttgaaaACAAAG GATGATGTCCTGACCTTTTTTAATGCAGAGTTCCCAGATTTCCTGAACCTCATGGGAGA AGAAAAACTGTTGGAAGAATTTTTCAGAAATCCAACCGGTCCTATGGTATCCATTAag tGTAAGCCCTACCATGTTTCTGACAAACTTGTGATTATTGGTGATGCCGCTCATGCAATGGTTCCATTTTATGGTCAAGGAACAAATTGT gcATTTGAGGATTGTCTGGTACTTGATGGAATACTAGAAAAACATAATAATGACTTTG CTGCTGCATTACAAGAGTACTCAAGAACACGGAACAAGGACGTTGAAGCTATGTGTGATTTAGCAATGTACAACTACATAGAG ATGAGATCCTTGGTGACATCTCCAGTTTTCCTTATGAAGAAGAAACTGTTCAACTTACTCCACTGGCTGATGCCAAAAACATTTATTCCACTTTATACCATG GTGTCATTTTCTCAGATACCTTACAAGACTGTCATTGACAGATCAGAATGGCAGGAAAAG GTTGTGAAGAGGACTGTACTCATGTCAACATTGATGGCTGGAATTGGTGGAGCTTTAATGGCACTGAGAATAGTGAAGAAAGAcatcaaattgttttga